One Bermanella sp. WJH001 genomic region harbors:
- a CDS encoding sodium:proton antiporter, with translation MESISALSLLASIGVLSLLCQWFAWRIRIPAILPLLVCGLLVGPVFHLLDPDALFGDLLFPMVSLAVAIILFEGSLTLEFKQIQGHGAMVRNLVSVGMLATFAIIGVFTHFIMGLSWELSALFGALVVVTGPTVIVPMLRSIRPTAKVANILRWEGIIIDPIGALLAVLVYEFIISSRDTAMIHAMQAFGVTLFVGFGLGWAAAKILIETLNRNWLPHYLQNPATLTFMLGIYAVSNFLQHESGLLTVTVMGMVMANSRKVDLEGILEFKESLSVLLISALFIILAARLDLSHFVTLGMPMVFLLLIILFIARPLSVLISAYKLDLNWKEKALLSWIAPRGIVAAAVSALFALKLETAGWQGADILVPMVFMVIITTVVLQSLTAKFVAGALGLQEPAAQGFLIFGANDTARAIAKILTEQNVKIRIADTNWENLSQARMEGLPVYFGNPASEHATNHVDLSGIGRLLILSPYKQLNPLVSMHFLDWFGKDKVFGLGNENDLRASHQSSGSYTETLGLFGEGISYSKLASLRAKKALVKKTQLTDNFSFEHYLEQYGTRSLPLFAIDDTGYCHVFSAQKTLSPKAGWTIIGLISPEVSAEKPLEKQPDTQGKLDPAGPNTILP, from the coding sequence ATGGAAAGCATTAGTGCATTGTCACTACTGGCCAGCATTGGCGTATTATCACTTCTTTGCCAATGGTTTGCTTGGCGAATTCGCATTCCTGCCATATTGCCACTACTGGTATGTGGCTTACTTGTTGGGCCTGTGTTTCATTTATTAGACCCAGATGCCTTATTTGGTGACTTGTTGTTTCCTATGGTGTCACTTGCGGTTGCCATTATTTTATTTGAAGGCAGCTTGACCTTAGAGTTTAAACAAATTCAAGGTCATGGTGCCATGGTGCGCAACTTAGTGAGCGTGGGTATGCTGGCTACGTTTGCCATTATCGGTGTGTTTACGCACTTTATTATGGGTTTATCGTGGGAGCTTTCTGCGCTGTTTGGTGCATTGGTGGTGGTTACCGGTCCAACTGTAATTGTGCCGATGCTGCGCTCTATTCGCCCTACCGCCAAGGTGGCTAATATTTTACGCTGGGAAGGCATCATCATAGATCCTATTGGTGCATTACTAGCGGTTCTGGTTTATGAATTTATTATCTCCAGCCGTGACACCGCCATGATTCATGCTATGCAGGCGTTTGGTGTGACGTTATTTGTCGGTTTTGGTTTAGGCTGGGCTGCGGCAAAAATTTTAATCGAAACCCTGAATCGCAATTGGTTACCGCACTATTTACAAAACCCCGCCACCCTTACCTTTATGTTAGGTATATACGCGGTATCGAACTTTTTACAACATGAGTCTGGTTTACTAACCGTGACCGTTATGGGCATGGTGATGGCCAATAGCCGTAAGGTAGACCTTGAAGGTATTTTAGAATTTAAAGAGTCGCTAAGTGTATTACTTATTTCGGCGTTATTTATTATTTTAGCCGCTCGCTTAGACTTATCTCACTTTGTCACCCTTGGCATGCCAATGGTGTTTTTATTGCTTATTATTCTGTTTATTGCGCGCCCATTAAGCGTTTTAATTTCAGCTTATAAATTAGATTTAAACTGGAAAGAAAAAGCCCTGCTTTCTTGGATCGCCCCACGCGGTATTGTGGCGGCGGCTGTTTCTGCGCTCTTTGCATTAAAACTAGAAACCGCCGGTTGGCAAGGGGCCGATATTTTAGTGCCCATGGTGTTTATGGTGATCATCACCACGGTTGTATTACAAAGTTTAACGGCTAAGTTTGTGGCCGGTGCTCTTGGCTTACAAGAACCTGCTGCGCAAGGCTTTTTGATTTTTGGTGCCAACGATACCGCCCGCGCCATTGCCAAAATCCTAACGGAGCAAAACGTAAAAATTCGCATTGCCGATACCAACTGGGAAAACCTAAGCCAAGCTCGCATGGAAGGTTTACCTGTTTACTTTGGCAACCCTGCATCTGAACACGCCACCAATCATGTGGATTTATCCGGCATTGGTCGCTTGTTAATTTTATCGCCTTATAAACAATTAAACCCATTAGTCAGCATGCACTTTTTAGATTGGTTTGGTAAAGATAAAGTATTTGGTTTAGGCAATGAAAACGATTTGCGCGCCAGTCATCAATCATCTGGTAGTTATACCGAAACCTTAGGTTTATTTGGTGAAGGCATTAGTTATTCAAAACTGGCCAGTCTGCGCGCTAAAAAAGCATTGGTGAAAAAAACCCAACTGACTGATAACTTTAGTTTTGAGCACTACCTAGAGCAATATGGCACACGCTCTCTGCCGTTATTTGCCATTGATGATACGGGTTACTGCCATGTATTTAGTGCACAAAAAACATTATCACCTAAAGCTGGCTGGACCATTATTGGGTTAATATCGCCTGAAGTGAGTGCGGAAAAACCTCTTGAGAAACAGCCGGATACCCAAGGGAAACTTGACCCTGCTGGCCCGAATACTATATTGCCATAA
- a CDS encoding AraC family transcriptional regulator — protein MQFRECHQAIYPAHFQLLKLMDLMDAQGLHHHQYLKGSGLFYEDIASGNKYISALQFIRVIENAQKLGEPELAFRWGHALWPGHYDVFSQLLQSTSNLSELIMVVHDYSEMLCPLLKPIVINADEYVFIYWQDEVGVSSILRFLVEAYSTALLSLSHWLNQKKLAWRLGFSYEPPKYLEEYAVNLGDNVQFNMGVNLLALNHHDFIKPWTSFNTSIAIKELLRRQADQKYQDIAPGLIGQLTRWNQQNIQLNPSLDQAALAFSMSRATLKRKLKTHGTAFQRIQDQARLSICLYLLHQKKWSNQQVASYLRFSDANNFRKAFKRWCGDTPNSMREKLAFKARAIT, from the coding sequence ATGCAATTTCGAGAATGCCATCAAGCGATTTATCCTGCCCATTTTCAATTGTTAAAATTGATGGATTTAATGGATGCGCAAGGTCTTCATCATCACCAATACTTAAAAGGCTCGGGTTTATTTTACGAAGATATTGCATCGGGCAATAAATATATCAGTGCATTACAATTTATTCGGGTAATTGAAAACGCTCAAAAATTAGGTGAGCCTGAGTTGGCGTTTCGATGGGGGCATGCACTCTGGCCTGGGCACTATGATGTTTTTAGCCAGTTATTGCAAAGTACGTCAAACCTTTCTGAGTTAATTATGGTTGTTCATGATTACAGCGAAATGTTATGCCCATTATTAAAACCTATTGTTATTAATGCAGATGAATACGTATTTATTTATTGGCAAGACGAAGTAGGCGTGAGCTCTATTCTTCGATTTTTAGTTGAAGCCTATTCAACGGCATTGCTGTCATTGAGTCATTGGTTGAACCAAAAAAAGTTAGCATGGCGTTTGGGCTTTTCATATGAGCCACCAAAATACCTTGAAGAATATGCTGTTAACTTAGGTGATAACGTTCAGTTTAATATGGGGGTTAACCTATTGGCATTAAATCATCATGATTTCATCAAACCTTGGACCAGCTTCAACACCAGTATTGCCATAAAAGAATTACTTAGGCGCCAAGCAGATCAAAAATACCAAGATATAGCCCCTGGATTAATTGGCCAATTAACACGCTGGAATCAACAAAATATACAGCTTAACCCAAGTTTAGACCAAGCGGCTTTGGCATTTAGTATGAGTCGTGCAACGTTAAAACGTAAACTTAAAACACACGGTACTGCGTTTCAAAGGATTCAAGATCAAGCGCGACTGTCCATTTGTTTGTATTTGTTGCATCAAAAAAAATGGAGTAATCAGCAGGTAGCAAGTTATCTTAGATTTTCGGATGCGAATAACTTTAGAAAGGCGTTTAAGCGTTGGTGTGGCGATACACCTAATAGTATGCGGGAAAAATTAGCGTTTAAAGCAAGGGCGATTACATAA
- a CDS encoding diguanylate cyclase, producing the protein MLATLKLHKQKISFLFLLLSVCFGVTWYLGQTKPWSQIDWMDVVGEGGSACAMALWIAFILGSRPQGRVTNLLTLGLGFMMVAFWQDALDEFIRLPSHQWWDQWLESVAMPVGILLLTYGLYHWYQEQLQVNHTLKKREQLFRDHAWLDRITHLSRVDMLKKQLRQIGRQQEHDEITLVMIDVAQFSMFNRLHGQIEGDRLLYQLAEFLQLNMREQDLLTRYAADRFSIILPNTGLKKAKEIAFQLEDAVAHFYFRLHTSDDTYLPRIVTGIAGAQGFESTCLIGLANKDLMNNKSSRHVA; encoded by the coding sequence ATGTTAGCGACATTAAAACTACATAAACAAAAAATATCATTTCTGTTTTTATTACTGAGTGTTTGTTTTGGTGTGACTTGGTATCTAGGTCAAACTAAACCTTGGTCACAGATAGATTGGATGGATGTGGTGGGTGAAGGCGGCAGTGCTTGCGCCATGGCCTTATGGATCGCTTTTATATTAGGCAGTCGCCCACAGGGTAGGGTTACTAACTTACTCACTCTAGGTCTGGGTTTTATGATGGTGGCATTTTGGCAAGATGCCCTAGATGAGTTTATTCGTTTGCCTTCTCATCAATGGTGGGATCAGTGGTTAGAATCAGTGGCTATGCCAGTAGGCATTTTATTGCTGACCTATGGTTTGTACCATTGGTATCAAGAGCAGCTGCAAGTTAACCACACACTTAAAAAACGTGAGCAGTTATTTCGTGATCATGCTTGGCTTGATCGTATTACACACTTATCTCGTGTTGATATGTTAAAAAAGCAGCTTCGCCAAATTGGTCGCCAACAAGAGCATGACGAGATAACACTGGTTATGATTGATGTGGCTCAGTTTTCTATGTTTAATCGTTTACATGGTCAAATTGAAGGTGATCGCCTTTTGTATCAGCTTGCTGAGTTTTTGCAGTTAAATATGCGAGAGCAAGATTTATTAACCCGTTATGCGGCTGATCGATTTTCGATTATTTTACCTAATACAGGGTTAAAAAAAGCAAAAGAGATTGCCTTTCAATTAGAAGATGCCGTGGCACACTTTTATTTTCGCTTACACACCAGTGATGACACTTACTTGCCACGCATAGTAACGGGAATAGCAGGTGCTCAAGGATTTGAGTCAACCTGCTTGATTGGCTTAGCAAACAAGGATCTAATGAATAATAAGTCATCACGTCACGTGGCTTAA
- a CDS encoding TonB-dependent receptor, which produces MKKQFLAHAIALAGVAVLSAANSVADGQWEGALLNGTSLQPINGATINIEDLNRNILVNTGGKFRLNQLKPGTYDVVVRLGNKTIHTQSITIEDDQTLSSNLIVQDDNEVIEEILVVGQGAQMQRAIDRQRYSDNMVSAINADAIGQLPDDNAAEALQRVPGLSIERDQGEGRFVRIRGINPDLNAVTVNGTQLPAPEAGRRAVALDVMPSDLISSMTVTKTLTPDMDANAIGGSIEVQSLSALDRVGGFYTLRTEASYEEHTQETNPSLALSGGNTFSLPNNKRLGIAGAVSYDQRKFGSNNVETGGAWDFDNNAALEELEQRDYSIERTRLGAALNFDYEIDSDNSLYLRTLYSRFSDDEQRQASKVEFGELELNDDNEMEFSSAARIAGDTGLAEVKRELKDRKETQEILSTTFGGEHFIEDWTIAYALGHSKASEDEPGGIAGAVFKQEELDGIGFTNTRKPTMITSAGYSDASAYELDEIEYTQANTKDTQTSVKFDITRDLYLNDYPALIKFGAKSLTRKKEQEENIYIFEDFGSAADTLADYQGGKANYDINEFGPTVDSTQINTLLNSLNKADAFDEEESKLATYDIKENINAAYLMTRIDINALRVLTGVRYEATETTFNGVKFDGEADEFIALNSKTNSDDLLPALHLRYELTDNTQLRAAYTQAVVRPTFEQMAPSFSDTEDDGDKEASLGNSDLNPLKSNNLDLGVEYFTGHAGLISAFYFQKDITDFIYQTDLAGSPQWQDYDEVETYVNGDNATLKGVELAYSQKMAFLPSPFNGLILSANTTLIESDATITTFDDGEQIGRDISLPNQSDVTGNIVLGYEHGPWMARIAANYKSEYLLEVNDISDANKDVYQAEQTQFDFSMSYKIMDNMKLSFDVANLTDEPYYTYVKSEKYNAQYEEYGTRYRLGLTLSDF; this is translated from the coding sequence ATGAAAAAACAATTTTTAGCACACGCCATCGCCTTAGCGGGTGTGGCAGTTTTAAGCGCTGCCAATAGTGTGGCAGATGGCCAGTGGGAAGGTGCGCTTTTAAACGGCACCAGCTTACAGCCCATTAACGGTGCCACGATAAACATTGAAGATCTCAACAGAAATATTCTCGTTAATACTGGTGGTAAGTTTCGACTGAATCAACTGAAGCCAGGAACTTATGATGTAGTTGTACGCTTAGGTAACAAAACAATACACACGCAAAGCATCACCATTGAAGACGATCAAACCCTAAGCTCTAATCTGATTGTTCAAGATGACAATGAAGTCATTGAAGAAATTTTAGTTGTCGGCCAAGGGGCTCAAATGCAGCGCGCCATTGATCGCCAACGCTATTCAGACAATATGGTCAGTGCCATTAATGCCGATGCCATCGGTCAACTACCGGATGATAATGCCGCAGAGGCATTACAACGAGTACCCGGTTTATCCATTGAACGTGACCAAGGTGAAGGGCGTTTTGTCCGTATTCGTGGTATCAACCCTGACCTAAATGCGGTCACCGTTAACGGCACCCAATTACCCGCCCCAGAAGCGGGCCGCCGTGCGGTGGCCCTTGATGTTATGCCCTCTGATTTAATCAGCTCGATGACGGTGACCAAAACCTTAACGCCCGACATGGATGCCAATGCCATTGGTGGCAGTATTGAAGTTCAAAGTTTATCAGCCCTTGATCGTGTGGGTGGGTTTTATACTTTACGCACCGAGGCAAGCTATGAGGAGCACACACAAGAAACTAACCCAAGTTTAGCCCTAAGTGGGGGTAACACATTTTCACTTCCCAACAATAAGCGCCTAGGCATTGCAGGCGCCGTCAGTTACGACCAAAGAAAGTTTGGCTCAAACAATGTAGAAACCGGTGGTGCATGGGATTTTGATAACAATGCAGCACTTGAAGAACTAGAACAACGTGATTACAGCATTGAACGTACGCGCTTAGGTGCGGCTCTTAACTTTGATTACGAGATAGATAGCGACAACAGTTTATATCTGCGAACACTTTACAGCCGCTTTAGCGATGACGAACAACGTCAAGCCAGCAAAGTTGAGTTTGGTGAATTAGAATTAAATGATGACAATGAAATGGAGTTTTCAAGTGCAGCTCGTATTGCTGGTGACACTGGCTTAGCTGAAGTAAAGCGCGAATTAAAAGATCGTAAAGAAACCCAAGAAATATTATCAACTACCTTTGGCGGTGAGCATTTCATTGAAGACTGGACCATTGCTTATGCACTTGGTCACAGCAAAGCCAGTGAAGATGAGCCAGGCGGTATCGCAGGTGCCGTATTTAAACAAGAAGAACTAGACGGCATTGGTTTCACCAATACTCGCAAACCCACCATGATTACCTCGGCGGGTTATTCGGATGCAAGCGCTTACGAATTAGACGAGATTGAATACACTCAAGCAAATACTAAAGATACTCAAACCAGTGTTAAATTTGATATCACACGGGATCTTTACCTTAACGATTACCCTGCCCTTATTAAATTTGGCGCCAAGTCATTAACCCGTAAAAAAGAACAAGAAGAAAACATCTATATATTTGAAGACTTTGGTTCTGCCGCGGATACTTTAGCTGACTATCAAGGTGGTAAAGCTAATTATGATATTAATGAATTTGGTCCAACCGTAGACAGCACACAAATTAATACACTTTTAAATTCGTTAAATAAAGCCGATGCTTTTGATGAAGAAGAAAGCAAGCTTGCCACCTACGATATTAAAGAAAATATTAATGCCGCTTATCTTATGACCCGTATTGATATTAATGCCTTACGTGTTTTAACCGGCGTGCGTTATGAAGCCACTGAAACAACGTTTAACGGTGTAAAATTTGATGGCGAAGCTGACGAATTTATTGCTTTAAATAGTAAAACTAACTCAGATGACCTCTTACCTGCTTTGCACTTACGTTATGAATTAACAGATAACACCCAACTGCGTGCAGCCTATACCCAAGCGGTGGTGCGCCCTACCTTTGAACAAATGGCCCCTAGTTTTTCCGATACCGAAGATGATGGCGACAAAGAAGCCAGCCTTGGCAACTCTGATTTAAATCCACTTAAATCAAACAACCTAGATTTGGGCGTTGAATACTTCACAGGTCATGCGGGTTTGATCTCAGCCTTTTATTTTCAAAAAGACATCACTGACTTTATTTATCAAACAGATTTAGCAGGCAGCCCACAGTGGCAAGACTACGATGAAGTGGAAACCTATGTGAATGGCGATAACGCCACACTTAAAGGTGTTGAACTTGCATACTCTCAAAAAATGGCATTTCTACCATCGCCTTTTAATGGTTTGATCCTAAGTGCTAATACCACGTTAATTGAGTCCGATGCCACCATCACCACGTTTGATGATGGCGAACAAATTGGCCGAGATATTTCGCTGCCTAATCAATCTGATGTCACAGGCAATATTGTTCTTGGTTACGAACATGGCCCCTGGATGGCTCGTATCGCAGCTAACTATAAATCTGAATATCTACTTGAAGTAAATGACATTAGCGATGCAAACAAAGATGTCTACCAAGCAGAGCAAACTCAATTTGATTTCAGTATGTCTTATAAAATCATGGATAACATGAAGCTCTCGTTTGACGTGGCAAACCTAACAGATGAGCCATATTACACCTATGTAAAATCAGAGAAATATAACGCGCAATATGAAGAATATGGCACTCGCTATCGCTTGGGTCTGACTTTATCTGATTTTTAA
- a CDS encoding phytase has translation MKTTNKLFSIFTAFLLAACDQNTSKIESIDITVEPLPLTGEHGFIFTNQQRLSYGPDQNIELRDELNTVLDQQSLKAEFLDHRIMDGQTVIFSINEHSEPSLITRKQDSLVIKHATAIESPLEGLCLYQASGMPLQVFLLDESHMASQYLVNELNDSIQLQLLRRFPLPPGAQSCAVHDDSDQFFVSEENIGIWAYSARAESEIKRKPVDLVIPYGKLEKDSGPLAIIDNTLFVAQSGHNIIRSYDIKSGSTFEKSVIKLDKDIELDSLTINQADDNNLQFIALNDHNSQLISWTLPYTKLTHSANKIPNVPALVETTPVKTQGDAADDPAIWVHPIDAQKSLILGTNKKRGLYVYNLEGEEVQELLVQRVNNVDVRQGFTHKGQPADISAASQRDRSSIALFHINPNNGLLTTVNEIKTGLDNVYGLCMYKGINQHIYVFINDQDGRFEQWQIVDSQSGWQGKLVREFAVASQPEGCTVDESQQRLFLGEENHALWTLGAEPNTSTNMEMISKVGDVLTADIEGMEIYVGKNKNWLVVSSQGNDSYVVFEAQAPYKAVGEFRVGINPSISIDGASETDGLTVSSVNFGERFPDGLLVVQDGRNFMPEENQNYKLVSWRDISHALNL, from the coding sequence ATGAAAACAACCAACAAACTTTTTAGTATTTTTACCGCTTTTTTATTAGCGGCTTGCGATCAAAATACATCAAAAATTGAATCAATTGATATAACCGTCGAACCATTGCCTTTAACTGGTGAACATGGATTTATATTTACTAATCAACAACGCTTAAGTTATGGCCCTGATCAGAACATTGAATTAAGGGATGAGCTAAACACGGTGTTAGATCAACAGTCTTTAAAAGCGGAGTTTCTGGATCACCGCATTATGGATGGACAAACCGTTATATTTTCCATAAATGAACACAGTGAACCCAGCCTAATCACACGCAAGCAAGATTCACTTGTCATTAAACATGCAACGGCAATTGAATCCCCCCTTGAAGGTCTTTGTTTGTATCAAGCATCTGGCATGCCTTTACAGGTGTTTTTACTTGATGAAAGCCATATGGCTAGTCAATATCTTGTGAATGAATTGAATGATTCAATTCAATTACAATTATTAAGACGTTTCCCCTTACCACCGGGTGCTCAAAGCTGTGCGGTACACGATGACAGTGATCAATTTTTTGTCAGCGAAGAAAATATTGGCATTTGGGCATACTCAGCCCGAGCAGAAAGTGAAATCAAACGTAAGCCTGTGGACTTAGTCATACCTTATGGCAAACTTGAAAAAGATTCAGGGCCTTTGGCTATCATTGATAACACCTTATTTGTGGCCCAAAGCGGGCACAATATAATTAGAAGTTATGACATTAAATCAGGTTCGACGTTTGAAAAAAGCGTAATCAAATTAGATAAAGATATTGAGTTAGACTCTTTAACGATTAACCAAGCTGACGATAACAACCTTCAATTCATTGCACTTAATGATCACAATAGCCAGCTGATCAGCTGGACGTTGCCTTATACAAAACTCACTCATTCAGCCAATAAAATTCCAAATGTGCCTGCACTTGTTGAAACCACGCCGGTCAAAACTCAAGGGGATGCAGCGGATGACCCTGCCATCTGGGTGCACCCTATTGATGCCCAAAAAAGTTTAATACTTGGAACCAATAAAAAACGTGGGTTGTATGTCTACAACCTTGAAGGTGAAGAAGTACAAGAGCTATTAGTGCAACGGGTTAACAATGTAGATGTGCGCCAAGGGTTTACCCATAAGGGGCAACCTGCAGATATTTCTGCAGCTAGTCAGCGTGACCGCAGCAGTATTGCGCTTTTTCATATTAATCCAAACAACGGTTTATTAACTACGGTTAATGAAATCAAAACCGGTTTAGACAATGTATATGGCCTTTGCATGTATAAAGGAATCAACCAACATATTTATGTGTTTATTAACGATCAAGACGGTCGCTTTGAGCAATGGCAAATTGTGGATAGTCAATCTGGCTGGCAAGGTAAGTTAGTGCGTGAGTTTGCTGTTGCCAGTCAACCTGAAGGTTGCACCGTGGATGAATCACAGCAGCGTTTATTTCTAGGTGAAGAAAACCATGCACTTTGGACCCTAGGCGCTGAACCCAATACCAGTACAAATATGGAGATGATTTCAAAAGTAGGCGATGTACTGACTGCCGATATTGAAGGCATGGAAATTTATGTAGGAAAAAACAAAAACTGGTTAGTGGTATCAAGCCAAGGCAATGATAGCTACGTGGTGTTTGAAGCCCAAGCGCCTTACAAAGCTGTGGGAGAATTCAGAGTGGGCATCAACCCGTCGATTAGTATTGATGGCGCATCTGAAACAGATGGCTTGACCGTATCCTCTGTTAATTTTGGTGAGCGATTCCCTGATGGTTTATTAGTTGTGCAAGATGGTCGCAACTTCATGCCAGAAGAAAACCAAAATTATAAATTGGTTTCATGGCGTGATATTTCACACGCGCTAAATCTTTAA
- a CDS encoding alkaline phosphatase, translating into MNLHSKLATLLCCGVLAACSHQPKIDLPSNQIENPWYQSGEQAISNKLSHVDLNQAGKAKNIIVFLGDGMGISTLTAARILQGQLNGKTGEENYLSFEEFPFSGLAKTYNTNQQTPDSAGTMSAIMTGVKTDAGVLAVDETANKGDCKSSEGHEMMSALEIAELSGKATGIVSTARITHATPAATYAKSASRDWENNSDVPADQSECSDIALQLINFQQRLASAYPHLNSDGIEVILGGGRRNFLPNQTHFNEENPDANKAEGKRTDNQHLIRQWQALYPNGRYVNNRDDFINASKQNHSHLFGLFHPSHMRYDADAKHDALGEPSLSDMTSVAIDKLAENKTGYFLMVEAGRIDHGHHAGNAYNALHETIALSDAVETALRKVDLSETLIIVTADHSHVMTMAGYPKRGNPILGKVIAPNQTTPTLMADGLPYTTLGYLNGRGMHDLADETDADAVDEHPINVGRKDISNIDTTKAGYHQEALIPRDSETHGGEDVAIFATGQGAHLVSGVNEQNVIFHIMMYAAGLLQ; encoded by the coding sequence ATGAATCTACATTCAAAACTAGCTACATTATTGTGTTGTGGTGTTTTGGCCGCTTGCAGTCATCAGCCAAAAATAGACTTACCCAGCAATCAAATTGAAAACCCCTGGTATCAATCAGGCGAGCAAGCTATTTCAAACAAACTTTCTCATGTGGATTTAAACCAAGCCGGTAAAGCAAAAAATATTATTGTGTTTTTAGGGGATGGTATGGGCATTAGCACGCTGACCGCCGCTAGAATTTTACAAGGCCAGTTAAATGGTAAAACGGGTGAAGAAAATTATTTAAGTTTTGAGGAATTTCCGTTTAGCGGCCTTGCCAAAACTTACAACACAAACCAACAAACTCCCGATTCGGCCGGCACCATGTCTGCGATTATGACGGGTGTGAAAACTGACGCAGGTGTTTTAGCGGTTGATGAAACAGCAAACAAGGGCGACTGCAAAAGCAGTGAAGGCCATGAAATGATGTCGGCCCTTGAAATAGCAGAACTCTCCGGCAAAGCTACTGGCATTGTATCCACTGCACGCATTACCCATGCAACACCCGCCGCCACTTATGCTAAATCAGCTAGCCGAGATTGGGAAAACAATTCAGATGTTCCTGCTGATCAATCTGAATGCAGCGACATTGCGTTACAGCTTATTAATTTTCAACAGCGTTTAGCCAGTGCTTATCCACATTTAAATAGCGATGGCATTGAAGTAATACTAGGGGGAGGCCGACGGAACTTTTTACCCAATCAAACACACTTCAATGAAGAAAATCCTGATGCCAATAAAGCAGAAGGTAAACGAACAGATAACCAACATCTCATTCGCCAATGGCAAGCCCTTTACCCTAATGGGCGCTATGTGAATAATCGAGATGATTTCATAAACGCATCCAAACAAAATCATAGTCACCTATTTGGGTTATTTCACCCGTCACACATGCGCTATGACGCAGACGCTAAACACGATGCACTAGGTGAACCCAGTTTAAGTGACATGACCAGTGTGGCGATTGATAAACTTGCTGAGAATAAAACAGGATATTTTTTAATGGTTGAGGCTGGCCGTATTGACCACGGCCATCACGCAGGTAATGCTTATAACGCACTGCATGAAACCATTGCGTTATCGGATGCTGTAGAGACGGCATTAAGAAAAGTGGATCTTAGCGAAACCTTAATTATTGTTACCGCCGACCACAGCCATGTTATGACCATGGCAGGTTACCCTAAACGGGGTAATCCTATTTTAGGTAAAGTAATCGCCCCTAATCAAACAACACCAACTCTTATGGCCGATGGTTTACCTTATACAACATTGGGTTATTTAAATGGCCGTGGCATGCATGACCTTGCAGATGAAACCGATGCCGATGCGGTAGATGAGCATCCGATCAATGTCGGTAGAAAAGACATTTCAAATATTGATACCACTAAAGCGGGTTATCACCAAGAAGCATTGATCCCTCGCGACAGTGAAACCCATGGTGGCGAAGACGTGGCTATTTTTGCAACTGGCCAGGGTGCCCACTTAGTCTCAGGAGTGAACGAGCAAAATGTGATTTTTCATATCATGATGTATGCGGCAGGCTTGCTACAATAA
- a CDS encoding phosphoribosyltransferase family protein, whose product MEKVYISAQQLLEDSFQLALNVYESGFRPDYIVGVWRGGAPVGIAVQELLHVLGVESDHIAIRTSSYVGIGERSKTVRVHGLTYLIKRLESEHNLLIVDDVHDSGLSIEQTIVELKRACKKNTPQIRVATPYYKPKNNKTDRVPDYFVHESDEWLVFPHEIDGLTTDELRANRPELIHIADKIDQIKNK is encoded by the coding sequence ATGGAAAAAGTCTACATCAGCGCCCAGCAACTGCTCGAAGACTCATTTCAGTTAGCGCTGAATGTATATGAAAGCGGCTTTCGTCCAGATTACATCGTAGGTGTTTGGCGCGGTGGTGCGCCAGTGGGGATCGCTGTACAAGAGTTATTGCATGTATTGGGGGTTGAGTCTGACCACATTGCCATTCGTACCTCAAGTTATGTAGGCATTGGTGAGCGCAGCAAAACCGTACGTGTTCATGGCCTTACTTATTTAATAAAGCGTCTTGAAAGCGAACATAATTTATTAATCGTCGATGACGTACACGATAGTGGTTTAAGCATCGAGCAAACTATTGTTGAATTAAAACGCGCGTGTAAAAAGAATACACCGCAAATTCGTGTGGCCACACCGTATTACAAACCAAAGAACAACAAAACCGATCGTGTGCCGGATTACTTTGTACATGAAAGTGATGAGTGGTTAGTGTTTCCCCATGAAATTGATGGCCTAACCACAGATGAGCTACGTGCCAACCGCCCTGAGCTCATTCATATTGCAGATAAAATTGATCAGATTAAAAATAAATAA